TGGGAGCTGGACTCGCAGCTCGAACAGGCGATGGACGCTCTGCGCTGCCCGCCTGGTGACGAGCAGGTCACTCACCTTTCCGGAGGTGAGCGACGCCGGGTCGCGCTGTGCAAGCTGCTGCTGTCGAAGCCCGATCTGCTGCTGCTGGACGAGCCGACCAACCACCTGGACGCGGAGAGCGTGCTGTGGCTGGAGCAGTTCCTGGCGGACTACCCCGGTGCCGTCCTCGCCGTGACCCACGACCGGTACTTCCTGGACAACGTGGCCCAGTGGATCATGGAGCTGGACCGTGGCCGGGTGGTCGGCTACGAGGGCAACTACTCGACCTACCTCGAGAAGAAGCGGGAGCGTCTCGAGGTGCAGGGCAAGAAGGACGCCAAGCTCGCCAAGCGGCTGAAGTCCGAGCTCGAGTGGGTGCGCTCGAACGCAAAGGCCCGGCAGACCAAGTCCCGTTCCCGGCTCGACCGGTACGAGGAGATGGCTGCCGAGGCGGAGAAGACCAAGAAGCTGGACTTCGAGGAGATCCAGATCCCGCCGGGGCCGCGGCTGGGCAACGTGGTGGTGGAGGTCGAGCACCTGCGCAAGGGGTTCGACGACAGGTTGCTCATCGACGACCTCTCCTTCAACCTGCCGCGTAACGGCATCGTCGGGGTGATCGGCCCGAACGGCGTGGGAAAGACCACGCTGTTCAAGACGATCGTCGGGCTGGAGGAGCCGGACTCCGGAACGGTCAAGATCGGTGACACGGTCAAGCTGTCCTATGTGGACCAGAACCGGGCGGGAATCGACCCGGACAAGACCGTGTGGGAGGTCGTGTCGGACAAGCTGGACTACATCCACGTCGGGCAGGCCGAGATGCCGTCGAGGGCCTACGTGAGCGCGTTCGGGTTCAAGGGTCCTGACCAGCAGAAGCCGGCCGGGGTGCTGTCCGGTGGGGAGCGTAACCGCCTCAATCTGGCGATGACCCTGAAGCAGGGCGGCAACCTGATCCTGCTGGACGAGCCGACCAACGACCTGGACGTGGAAACGCTCGGGTCCCTGGAGAACGCGCTGGAGCAGTTCCCCGGCTGCGCCGTGGTCATCTCGCACGACCGGTGGTTCCTTGACCGCGTCGCCACGCACATCCTCGCGTGGGAGGGCGACGACGACAATCCCGCCAAGTGGTTCTGGTTCGAGGGTAACTTCGAGGGCTACGAGCGGAATAAGATCGAGCGGCTCGGGGCCGAGGCGGCGCGTCCGCATCGGGTGACCCGTCGCAAGCTCACCCGCGACTGACCGGGTGTCCGGGACCCGGACCCGCGGTGGCGAGTGGAGGAACGCGCGCTCGGCGGAGCCCACGAGCGGGACGGGCGCATGACCTGTGGAGGTGACCGTCGTGACCGGAGTCCGGACCTGGTCGAGGCGAGCGCGTCGCGTGCTTCCGGAAAGTGCTGAGGGGGGTGTTCGCACCGTGCGGAGGCTGCCGACCGGTGGGACGTCCGGCGTCCCACCGGGGGCGTGCCGCGAACCGGCACCGCCCAGTCGCACGACGAGCTGAGACGGTGTCATGACCATCAGAACGAGTGCCGAACGCGACAACCGCGCGTTTCCGACAAGATACTGAGGTACCGGTACTCCTCGTCACTGCTGAGCACGCGAGAGCCAACATTGAGCGGAGTCCCCGTGGTAGCCAGCAAGTACACCAGGCCAGGCGCCGTCGCCGGTCAGCGAGCCGACGCTCGCAGCACCGCCTCCGCCACTCGCGGGCCGGGCGCAGTGGAGCAGCTTCTCGAGCGCGCGGCGGAGCTGACCCTGCGCGCACCGGAGCTGGCGCTGATCCTTGGTGAGCGGGCAGCCGCGCTGGCGGAGGCCTCGGGGTCGAACGAGCTCTGGGTGCGAGCGGAGTGCCTGGTGGTCTCGGCCAGGGTGCGGCTCGGCGTGCGCGCTTCCACCGTGGGCCGCGCCGTGGCGGCGTTGCGCGCCGCCGAGGACAGCGGCCAGGTGACGATGGCCGCGCAACTGCGTACCGACCTCACCGTCTGTGCGCGCAGCGTCGGGGCACCGCTGATCGGGCTCGCCGCGTTGCGGCCCGCGCTGACCGCGGGCGGGTTGCACCACGCACGCAAGGCGGCGGCGCTGTGCCACCTGGTCGGCTGCCTCGGCCAACTCGGCCGCAAGCCGGAACTGGACCGGGCGTTCACCGAGGCCGACCGCCTGTGCCAGGCCGATGAGACCCTGGACGAGGACGGGAGGCTGTTGTCCAGGGCGCTGCTGCGGGTCGGTGTCTCCGCGCACCGCAGGCGACACGGTGATCTGATGGGGGCCGCCGATGCCGCCCGCACCGGTCTGGGGCTGCTGGACGATGTCCAGGACACCGCGGCCGACGGCGGGGTGGTGCGGCCGCGCCTGGTACTCGAACTGGTCTGCGCCCTGCTTGACCGCGGTGACAGCGAACTGGCGCTGGAACTCGCTCAGCCCGTGCTGGAGACCCCGCCGCGGGCGGCGGCGGTCGGCCCGCTCGGCTGGCTCGGCCTCGCCGTGGCCACCCGGATCCACCTGCCCGAAGGTGCGGGTGGCGCGGCGACTCGCTTACTACGTGAAGCCGTGCACAGCACCGAGCAGCACGGACTGCATGCGCTGAGCGCACGGTTGTGGTTCGAACTCGCCCACGTCGAGGAGCAACTCGGCCGGGCATCGGATGCCATTCAGTGCCTGCATCGTTCCCGGGCAGCCGAACACGTGCACGGACGTGCGCGCAGGCAGGCATATGCGCTGCTCACCGGGGAGTTCGGGGCCGGAGAGCAGGCGCCCATCGATCTCGACGACCTGCTGTCCACGGCGCCCGCGCGGTGGACAGCGGTGCAGCCGCAGGTGACGCTGCCACCGGTGCAGCGGGAGCCACAGGCGCCGTCCTTGCACGTGGCCTCGCGGCCGCAGGAGACCTCGGAGCCGGTTCCGGCAGTGGTCTCGCAACCGCCGCCTGCCCGGGAGCGGGAACAGCCCGCGCGATCCTCCCGGCAACAGCCGGACACCCCGGCGGCAACCACCGGGCGCAGCACCCGGCACGACTCGGAACACGGTTCCGTGGCGGCCCGTTCGGTGCTGGACCGGCTGGGTATCACCGCAGGAGGCGGCGCAGGCGGGCGGCGAAGGGCCGCGGACAGTTCCGAGCACTCCGCCTCGTCCACGGGCCGCGACGGTGGGGGCGGCCGCGAGGAGTTCCGCGCCGGTGCGGAGCCTGCCGCCAGGTACTCCGATCTCGGGCCGGAACGGGAGAGCCCGCGTACCCCCGTGGAGCGCACGGGCCCGAGCGGGCCGCCGGAATGGGAGGCGGTCGAGTCCGAGCGGGCCGCTGCCGAGCCTGCCGTGGCCGCCGCCGAGCCGGACACGAACGACTGGTTGCCCCGGCTGCGCCTGCCCCCCTCCCTGGCCCCGATGGACGATCTGGACTTCGGTGACTCGGCGGCGTCCGCGGGCTCGGCGGGTCCAGCGGATTCAGCGGGCTCGGCGTACTCCTCGGCCAGCGGGGCCGGCTTCGGCAGCACGAACTTCGGTGGATCGGACTTCGGTGACTCCGGGTTCGATGACTCGGGGTTCGGCAGTGGCGAGAGCTCGTTCGAGCGTTCCCGCGGCTCCGCCGAGTCCTTTGACTCCTACGACTCCTACGGCAGCTCCAGCGCATACGGCGGCTACGGCTCCGACAGCTCGTATGACTCCTACGACAGGGACGCCCGCGAGACCTCCTACGACCCGGTGGTGCCCGCCGAGGAACCACCCCCGGGAGCAGGGCTGGCCGAGTTGCTCACCCGGGCACTGGCGGAACACCAGGCTGGCACGTCCAGCGCGGCAGCCCTGGTGAAACGCCTCGGGACCGGCCAGGGCGAACCCGACACCCCCCGCAGGGTCAACGGCAGGCACCGCGAGGACGGTTAGCGATCCAGGGCCGGAGGTAACCGCGGCCCGGCAAGCGGGCGCACCCTGGACCACACCGGGCGCGATCCAGCCACCATGTCCTGTCCGGCCCCGCTCCCGTCGGCACCAAGGTGTGTATTCGCTTGCCGTGCAAGACCATTAGGGTGATGTCGGCCCGGCCAGAAGCACGGGCCAACCGAGGTACGAACCGGCACAACGGTGTGTCATGGGAGTGGAGTGTTGCCTGAGATGAGCTCGACGGGAGTGTCGACGTCACGGTCCGGAGCGGGCGTGGGGGAAGGGGGCCGGCAGCGGCCGCGTAGTCCGGAGCAGGTCCGGGACGAGCTCGTCGAGGCGGCGGCTGCCTACGCTCCGGAGATCGGTAACCTCATCCGCCTGTACTACCGGCACATTCCGGCCGAGGAGATCCTCGGCGACGAGCCGACCAACCTGGTCGGTGCCGTGCGCTCCCACCAGGAGCTGGCGCAGGACCGGGTGCAGGGACGGCCTGCCGTGCGGCTGTTCAACCCGACCGCCGCGGAGGACGGCTGGAGCCGGGAAGCGACCGTGATCCAGGTCGTCACCGACGACATGCCCTACCTGGTGGACTCCCTGGCGGCTCAGCTTTCCCGTGCTGGCCTGCACGTGCAGCGTATCGTTCACCCGATCATCGTGGTCACTCGCGAGCTCACCGGGGAGCTGCGCGCCATTCACCCGACCGCGGATGTGGCCGACCCTCCGGCCGGGTCCTCGATCGAGTCCTGGATGTACTTCGAGATCGACCTGATCACCGACTCGACCAGGGCACGGGAGCTGACCGACCGGCTGACCTCCGTGCTCGGCGACGTGCGGGAGGTCGTCGAGGACACCGAGAAGATGATCGAGGCGGCGCGCGGCATCGCAGGCACCCTGGAGAGCGAACCGCCCCCGTTGGATGAGCAGGAGGTGGACGACGGCATCCGGCTGCTGCGCTGGCTCGCCGCCGGCCACTTCACCTTCCTCGGCTACCGGTGTTACGAGCTGGTGCGCAGCGAGGAGGACGGGGAGGAACCCGCCCTGCGCGCCGTGCTGGCCTCCGGGCTCGGGGTGCTGCGCCAGGACAGCCTCGCCGCCCGCAGCCTGACCGCGGGCCCGGACACCGCGGCGGCAGCGCTGGCACCGACCCTGCTGGTGCTGACCCAGGCCAGTGCGCCGTCCACGGTGCACCGGCCGATCTACCCCTACTACGTGGGCGTCAAGACCTTCGACGGCGAGGGCAACGTCACGGGGGAACACCGCTTCCTCGGCATGTTCACCACCACCGCCCTGCACGAGGACGTGCTGGACATCCCCGTGCTGGACCACCGCGTGCGCGAGGTCATCCACCGGGCTGGGTTCCCGATGGAGTCCTACTCGGGGCAGCGCATGCTGGAGGTGCTGCAGAACTGGCCGCGTGCGGATCTGTTCTCCGCCGATGTCGACTCGCTCTACGCCACCGCGACCGGGGCCATCACCCTCGCCGACCGGCGCAGGCTGCGGCTGTTCCTGCGCCCGGACCCCTACCGGCGGTTCTACTCCTGCCTGGTGTTCCTGCCGCGGGACCGGTACACCACCCGATCCCGCCTCGCCATGCAGGAGGTGCTGCTCGAGGAGCTGGAGGGCACCCACCTGGAGTACGGCACCCGGGTCGGCGAGACCATGCTGGCCCAGGTGCACTTCACCGTGCACACCGATCCGGCCCGGCTGGTCGAGCCGGACACGCTGCGCATCCAGGAACGGCTGAACGAGGCCGTGCGCAGCTGGGACGACCGGATGGTCGAGGCCATCCTCGCCGAGCGCAGGGAGCGGACCGGCGGGGCGATCGGCGTTTCCGGTGAGGAATCGGCCACCGAGCTCGGGCAGCGGTACGCCGGGCTGTTCCCGGAGGCCTATAAAGAGGACTTCAGCGCCGAGGAGGCGCTGGCCGACCTCGGCAAGCTGGACTCCCTGACCGAGGACGCCGACCTGGCGATGTCCTTCTACGTCCCGGCCGGCGCCAAACCGGGGGAGCGCCGGTTCAAGCTGTACCTGCTCGGGGCCGGGGTGACGCTGTCGGAGCTGTTGCCGGTGCTGCAGCGGATGGGGGTAGAGGTCGTCGACCAGCGCCCCTACGAACTGGGCAGGGAGGACGGCACCCGGTCCTGGATCTACGACTTCGGCCTGCGCATCGAGCAGCGCGTGCTGGACGAGATGACCCCGGCCGCCCAACGTGACCTGCAGCAGCGGTTCCAGGAGGCCTTCGACGCGGCCTGGCACGGCCGGTGCGAGGTGGACGGATTCAACGCGCTCGTGCTGCGCGCCGGGCTGACCTGGCGGCAGGCCGCGGTGCTGCGGGCCTACTCCCGCTACCTGCGCCAGGCAGGCACACCCTACTCGCAGGAGTACATCGAGAACGCCGTGCTCGCGCACACCGATATCGCCACCGCGCTGGTGCGGCTGTTCGAGGACCGGTTCAGCCTCGACTCCGGCGAACAGCAGCGCGAGGAACACAACGACAGCCAGGTCACCGAGATCAACGCGCTGATCGATGCGGTCACCAGCCTCGACGAGGACCGCATCCTGCGCAGGCTGATGGCCGTGATCGAGGCGACCCTGCGCACCAACTACCGGGTCACCGACGACACGGGCAATCCGCGGCCGTACCTGGCGCTGAAACTGGACCCGCAACGGGTGCCGGACCTGCCCGAACCCCGTCCGCAGTTCGAGATCTTCGTGTACTCGCCCCGAGTGGAGGGGGTGCACCTGCGGTTCGGTTCGGTCGCGCGGGGCGGGCTGCGCTGGTCGGACCGCAGGGAGGACTTCCGCACCGAGATCCTCGGCCTGGTCAAGGCCCAGGCGGTGAAGAACGCCGTGATCGTGCCGGTGGGCGCGAAGGGCGGCTTCGTCGTCAAACGTCCGCCGCTGCCCTCCGGCGACCCCGGACTGGACCGGGAAGCCCAGCAGCGGGAGGGCATCGCCTGCTACCGCATGTTCATCTCCGGGCTGCTGGACCTCACCGACAACCTGGTGGACGGCCGGACCGAGCCTGCGAAGGACGTGGTGCGCTACGACGGGGACGACAACTACCTCGTCGTCGCCGCGGACAAGGGCACGGCCACCTTCTCCGATATCGCCAACGAGGTTTCGGCCGGTTACGACTTCTGGCTTGGCGACGCCTTCGCCTCCGGCGGCTCGGTGGGGTATGACCACAAGGAGATGGGTATCACCGCCCGCGGTGCGTGGGAGAGCGTCAAACGGCACTTCCGGGAACTCGGGGTGGATACCCAGGCCGAGGACTTCACCGTGGTCGGCATCGGCGATATGGGCGGCGACGTGTTCGGCAACGGCATGCTGCTGTCCGAGCACATCCGGCTGGTGGCCGCCTTCAACCACCTGCACATCTTCCTCGACCCGAACCCGGACGCGGCCAGTTCCTTCCGCGAGCGCAAACGGCTGTTCGAACTGCCCCGCTCGACCTGGGACGACTACGACCGCTCGCTGATCAGCGAGGGCGGGGGCGTGTATTCGCGCAGCGCCAAGACCATCCCGATCACCCCGCAGGTGCGGGCGGCATTGGGCCTTGCGGAGGACGTGCACAAGCTCGCCCCCGCCGAGCTGCTGCACGCCATCCTGCTGGCCCCGGTCGATCTGCTGTGGAACGGTGGCATCGGCACCTACGTCAAGGCGGCGACGGAGACCCACGCCGATGCCGGCGACAAGGCCAACGACGCGCTGCGGGTCAACGGCGGCGAACTGCGGGTCAAGGTGGTCGGCGAGGGCGGCAACCTCGGTCTCACCCAGCGTGGCCGGATCGAGTTCGCCAGGAACGGCGGCAAGATCAACACTGACGCGCTGGACAACTCCGCTGGCGTGGACTGCTCGGACCACGAGGTCAACATCAAGATCCTGCTGGACCAGCTGGTCACCGGGGGCAGGTTGAACCGCGAACAGCGCAACGAGCTGCTGGAGCAGATGACCGGGGAGGTCGCCGAGCTCGTACTCACCGACAACTACCGGCAGAACGCGGTGCTGGGCATCAGCCGGGCGCACGCCGGGCCGATGCTGTCGGTGCACCAGCGGCAGGTGGCGGCACTGGAGGCCAAGGGAGCGCTGGATCGCGAACTGGAGGCATTGCCCAGCCCTGGCGAGTTCAAGGAGCTGGACAAGGCGGGGCAGGGCCTGACCTCGCCGGAACTGGCGACCCTGCTCGCCCACGTGAAGCTGGACCTCAAGGACGAGCTGCTGGCCAGCGAGCTGCCGGACGTCGAGGTGTTCGCCGGGCGGCTACCGGAGTACTTCCCGCGGCCGCTGCGGGAGCGCTTCGGCGACGCGATTCCCGGTCACCCGCTGCACCGGCAGATCATCACCACCCTGGTGGTGAACGAGGTCGTGGACGGGGCCGGGGTGTCCTTCGCCTACCGGCTGAGCGAGGAGATGAACGCCACCGCCACCGACGCCGTGCGCGCGTACGCGGTGGTGACCAGCGTGTACGACCTTTCCTCGCTGTGGGCCGAGATCGCCGCGCTGGACAACGCGGTCTCCACCGAGGTGGCCGACCGGATGGTGCTGGAGACCCGCAGAGTGCTCGACCGTGCCGCCAGGTGGTTCCTGACCAACCGGCCGCAGCCGCTGGCGGTGGGGGCGGAGATCACCCGGTTCGGCGGCACCGTCGCCGAGCTCGTGCCGAAGCTGCCCGACCTGCTGCGCGGCCGGGAGGCCGATGCCGTGCGGTCGAACGCGGCGGAGCTGGTCGAGCAGGGCGTCCCCGCCGGGTTCGCCAACCGGATCGCCTGCCTGCTGCATGCCTACGGCCTGCTCGACGTCACCGAGGTCGCCGAGCTGGCCGAGCAGGAGGTCGGGCTGAACATCGAACGCAGCCCGATCGAGACCGCGGAGCTGTACTACGCGCTGTCCGACCATCTCGGCATCGACAAGATGCTCACCTCGATCAGCGCGCTGGAGCGTGGCAACCGCTGGCATGCACTGGCACGGCTGGCGCTGCGGGACGACCTGTACGCCTCGCTGCGGGCGATCACACTGGATGCGCTGCGGCACAGCGATCCGGAGGACAGTGCGGACGAGAAGATCGCCCAGTGGGAGCAGACCAACGCCAGCAGGCTGGCGCGGGCCAGGGTCTCGCTGGAGGAGATCGAGCGTTCCGGCAGGCACGACCTCGCCACTCTTTCGGTGGCGACCCGGCAGATCCGCAGTACGGTCCGATG
The sequence above is drawn from the Amycolatopsis aidingensis genome and encodes:
- the ettA gene encoding energy-dependent translational throttle protein EttA encodes the protein MAEFIYTMKKVRKTIGDKVILDDVSTAFFPGAKIGVVGPNGAGKSTVLKIMAGLDQPSNGEAFIQPEATVGILLQEPPLNEEKTVRGNVEEGLGETKVKLDRFNQIAEQLATDYSDALMEEMGKLQEELDHADAWELDSQLEQAMDALRCPPGDEQVTHLSGGERRRVALCKLLLSKPDLLLLDEPTNHLDAESVLWLEQFLADYPGAVLAVTHDRYFLDNVAQWIMELDRGRVVGYEGNYSTYLEKKRERLEVQGKKDAKLAKRLKSELEWVRSNAKARQTKSRSRLDRYEEMAAEAEKTKKLDFEEIQIPPGPRLGNVVVEVEHLRKGFDDRLLIDDLSFNLPRNGIVGVIGPNGVGKTTLFKTIVGLEEPDSGTVKIGDTVKLSYVDQNRAGIDPDKTVWEVVSDKLDYIHVGQAEMPSRAYVSAFGFKGPDQQKPAGVLSGGERNRLNLAMTLKQGGNLILLDEPTNDLDVETLGSLENALEQFPGCAVVISHDRWFLDRVATHILAWEGDDDNPAKWFWFEGNFEGYERNKIERLGAEAARPHRVTRRKLTRD
- a CDS encoding NAD-glutamate dehydrogenase; the encoded protein is MSSTGVSTSRSGAGVGEGGRQRPRSPEQVRDELVEAAAAYAPEIGNLIRLYYRHIPAEEILGDEPTNLVGAVRSHQELAQDRVQGRPAVRLFNPTAAEDGWSREATVIQVVTDDMPYLVDSLAAQLSRAGLHVQRIVHPIIVVTRELTGELRAIHPTADVADPPAGSSIESWMYFEIDLITDSTRARELTDRLTSVLGDVREVVEDTEKMIEAARGIAGTLESEPPPLDEQEVDDGIRLLRWLAAGHFTFLGYRCYELVRSEEDGEEPALRAVLASGLGVLRQDSLAARSLTAGPDTAAAALAPTLLVLTQASAPSTVHRPIYPYYVGVKTFDGEGNVTGEHRFLGMFTTTALHEDVLDIPVLDHRVREVIHRAGFPMESYSGQRMLEVLQNWPRADLFSADVDSLYATATGAITLADRRRLRLFLRPDPYRRFYSCLVFLPRDRYTTRSRLAMQEVLLEELEGTHLEYGTRVGETMLAQVHFTVHTDPARLVEPDTLRIQERLNEAVRSWDDRMVEAILAERRERTGGAIGVSGEESATELGQRYAGLFPEAYKEDFSAEEALADLGKLDSLTEDADLAMSFYVPAGAKPGERRFKLYLLGAGVTLSELLPVLQRMGVEVVDQRPYELGREDGTRSWIYDFGLRIEQRVLDEMTPAAQRDLQQRFQEAFDAAWHGRCEVDGFNALVLRAGLTWRQAAVLRAYSRYLRQAGTPYSQEYIENAVLAHTDIATALVRLFEDRFSLDSGEQQREEHNDSQVTEINALIDAVTSLDEDRILRRLMAVIEATLRTNYRVTDDTGNPRPYLALKLDPQRVPDLPEPRPQFEIFVYSPRVEGVHLRFGSVARGGLRWSDRREDFRTEILGLVKAQAVKNAVIVPVGAKGGFVVKRPPLPSGDPGLDREAQQREGIACYRMFISGLLDLTDNLVDGRTEPAKDVVRYDGDDNYLVVAADKGTATFSDIANEVSAGYDFWLGDAFASGGSVGYDHKEMGITARGAWESVKRHFRELGVDTQAEDFTVVGIGDMGGDVFGNGMLLSEHIRLVAAFNHLHIFLDPNPDAASSFRERKRLFELPRSTWDDYDRSLISEGGGVYSRSAKTIPITPQVRAALGLAEDVHKLAPAELLHAILLAPVDLLWNGGIGTYVKAATETHADAGDKANDALRVNGGELRVKVVGEGGNLGLTQRGRIEFARNGGKINTDALDNSAGVDCSDHEVNIKILLDQLVTGGRLNREQRNELLEQMTGEVAELVLTDNYRQNAVLGISRAHAGPMLSVHQRQVAALEAKGALDRELEALPSPGEFKELDKAGQGLTSPELATLLAHVKLDLKDELLASELPDVEVFAGRLPEYFPRPLRERFGDAIPGHPLHRQIITTLVVNEVVDGAGVSFAYRLSEEMNATATDAVRAYAVVTSVYDLSSLWAEIAALDNAVSTEVADRMVLETRRVLDRAARWFLTNRPQPLAVGAEITRFGGTVAELVPKLPDLLRGREADAVRSNAAELVEQGVPAGFANRIACLLHAYGLLDVTEVAELAEQEVGLNIERSPIETAELYYALSDHLGIDKMLTSISALERGNRWHALARLALRDDLYASLRAITLDALRHSDPEDSADEKIAQWEQTNASRLARARVSLEEIERSGRHDLATLSVATRQIRSTVR